The window TTTTTTATCCTATTTTTCCAACGAGTCCAACACTCGCTGGGCCTCCCTAAGCTCCAACTTAAGGCGTTCGTTTTCCAGGATGTACTGCTCTTGCAATTGGTTCATTTTTCGTTGAAACTCGTCCGCAGGAACGTATTCCGGTTTTAACAAGGTCTCGTTGAAAATACTTATCAGGGTAAACAAAAAACTGATGGCCACGGCACCAATTAGACCAAAAAGCATGAACTTTTCCCTTTTAAGTTGAGGATTATTTTGTTTGAGGAGCTTTTTTTCTGATTTGGTCAATTTGGGCGTACTGGATAAGTGTTCCAAAAACGTATCCCACTTTTCTTCTTCCTTTACATAAAGATGCATAAAGCCCCCCTCCTCCAAAAAGTCCTGGGTGGTTGCCGTGGAAGCCAGCATAAAAATATCCGAACCATTGCCCCCCATTACATCCAGTAGGCTCTCATCGTACTCTTGTATTTCCTTGACCAATTTCTGCACATAGTCTAGACTGTAATTGGGACGCAAAAATTCATCATAGAGGGTCTGGACTTCAAAATAATCATTACGGTCCAGAGCATATTCCAAAAAACGGTCTTTGAGTTCAGCCTTAAAAAATTCACTCATCTTGCAGAATGGGTGGTTATCGGGTTGGTTTTTGATTGTTTAGGCTAAATGTAAAGACTGGGACGGCAAGATAATTCAATTCAAGCTAAAGAATACATGAATTTTTGGTTTGCAGTATTAATTTATGGAAAAGCTACAACTTAAAAATGTATTACACGATTTCTGCACTCAACCCTGCCTGTAACAACTTACTGCACTTGGGTTTCAGGAATGAGTATTCGCCGGTCTTTACCGTGCATTTTCCATTGTAATGCACAATCAACGAGCATTGCTCTGCCTGTTCGGGCGTGTGCTCGCACACATTGATAAGGGTTTCTATAACGTGGTCAAAAGTGTTGACGTCATCGTTAAAAAGTACTATTTCGTGCTCTTTAGTGATTTCTTCTTCCAGAAGAACATCTTCCAACTCTTTTTCTCTAGTGCCCATAATCTATTGCAGTTTATGTCTTTCTAATTTACATATTTTGCCGCAACCCAGTTGTTCTTCTCCAGATTTTTTTCAAATTCCAAACCATATGCAGCACATTTTGAGGAAATTGCATCCAAATCCGCCAAATAAAAGCCACTCAAAAATAAGGTTCCGCCGTTTTTGAGGCAATCAGCATAAATAGGAATATCCTCCAAAAGAATATTCCGGTTGATATTGGCCAGGATGATGTCGTACTTTTTGCCCTTAAGCAAACCACTATCCCCTTGAAATGCCTTGATATCCGAACAATCATTGCGCTCCACGTTTTCTTGGGTATTCAAAAAGCACCATTCATCAATATCGATGGCCTCTACGTCCGTTGCTCCCCGTTTTTTGGCCAAAATGGCCAGCACTCCGGTGCCGCAGCCCATGTCCAATACAGTTTTTCCTTCAAAATCATTGTCCAATATATGCTGAAGCATCATGTGGGTGGTTTCGTGATGCCCTGTACCAAAGCTCATTTTTGGTTCAATAACAATATCGTAATCCACTTCCATGGGTTGATGAAACGGTGCGCGCACCATACAGCGGTCCCCCACGAGAATGGGATGGAAATTCTTCTCCCACTCCGCATTCCAGTTTTGCTGCTCAATTTCCTTTCGGGTCCAGCTAATCTTTACTTCTGGGATTTGGAATGCAAAAAGGTCTTCCAAGCTGTGGTCCTGCCATTCAGATTTGAGGATATAGGCCAACAGCCCTGTTTCCGTTTCCACAAAACTCTCAAAGCCCAACTCCCCCAACTCCGCAATGAGCATATCTGTTGCGGGTTGGAGCGGACTGACATTAAAATCGTATTCGAGATAGACCAATGTTTAGGTATTAAATGGCCTTGATAATATCCGTAAAGTCTTTGGCAACCAATGAAGCACCTCCAATGAGTCCGCCATCGACATCGGGTTTGGAAAATATTTCCTTCGCATTGCCTGGTTTCACACTACCACCATATAAAATGGAAACATCCTCGGCAATAGACGAATTGAACCCATCGGCAATGGTTTTTCTAATAAAAGCGTGCATCTCTTGCGCTTGCTCGGGACTTGCGGTCTCTCCCGTACCAATGGCCCAAACGGGCTCGTAGGCAAGTACAATTTTGCTCCATGCGCTGGCTTTAAGTTCGAACAATGCATTTTTTAATTGGCTTTCCACTACGGAAAAATGATTACCGGATTTCCTGTCGTCCAATTCCTCCCCGAAGCAAAAAATCACCTTAAGTCCTTTTTCTATAGCCGTTTTCACTTTTTTGGCCAAAAAAGCATCATCCTCGCCAAAATAGGCGCGCCTTTCGGAGTGCCCAAGAATGACGATATCCACATCCAAGCCCAACAACATATCGGCGGAGATTTCACCGGTGTACGCACCACTTTCAGCAAAGTGCATGTTTTGTGCCGCCACCTGAATCTTTGAATCTTGTAAGGCCTGCTTTGCAGCTTGAAGATTCACAAAGGTCGGTGCCACAATTACGTCAGCATCGGTATCGGGTAGTTTGGCGGAGAGCTCGGCCAGCAGTTCCTCAGTTTGCTGAAGGTTCTTATTCATTTTCCAGTTTCCTGCCACAATCTTTGTTCTCATGATATCTGTTATTATGTTTTTCGTTTTGTCGTTTGATTAAAACTTAAGCTCGTCAAAATCGTTATAATGTACTTTTTGCTTAATGGTTCCTTTGTGGAGCACCAGAATGGCCGGATTGGATCGCACAATCGTCTTCAAGGTGGTCTCATCGGTGAAAAAGAACTTGAAGTCCAGTCCGTAGGTATCCACAACCCGATTGGCCATATCACTGCTTGAAGCGGACATACCAATGACCTTATATCCATTTTGTTTGGCTTCTGAAGTTACTTTGGCCACCTCTTCAAAAGCATCCCAATTGCTCTTGGCCAAATCGTAAGCGATGACCATTACCAATTTTTCCACTTCCAAAACCCGCGAGGCATAATCCTGTCCTTCTTGCTCAATCGTAAAATCGTGAATGGGGGGCTCATACCCTTTTTGTATTTCGGTGGTTTCCACATCAATAAATTCTCCATCCACAGAAGGGTAATCCCCTTGGGTAATGTAAATCTGTTCCTCTCCGTTCACCTTAAATCGCCAGGCATATTCGTACACCGGTTGGGGTGCATCTTCGGGAACAGACATTCCTTCTTGGATATTGGCCCCAATTTTATAGGGTCTAAAGTCTACAACAGGCAAATGGGCCAATACATGGTTGGCGAACAATATACAAGCCAATAAAGCCACGCCTCCAATGGACCAGTTGATTTTTGGGCCGAAAAGGGGCGTGATGTACTTTCTACCGTAAAACAATATCAGAATAAACACCAGCAATATGACATCTTTGGTGAAGGATTCCCATGGCGTTAGTTTGATGGCATCCCCAAAACACCCACAATCCGTCACTTTATTGAAATAGGCGGAATAGAAGGTGAGGAAGGTGAAGAAAACAATCATCAACAACAGACTCCAAACGGTAAACTTTGGTTTGAACCCAATCAAGAGCAAAACACCCAAAATAACCTCAACAATGACCACAAAGATGGAAATCCCCAAGGCCAAGGGCGTTAAAAATGGCAAATCCAGCACGCTGGGGCTAAAGTATTCTTCCAGTTTGAATGAAAACCCCATAGGGTCGTTCAACTTGATGAGACCGCTGATAATAAACAGCACACCTACAATAATCCTTGATATCCAGACCAAATATTTCATATTTTTTCAAAATAAATCTCCAATTCCAAATAAACAAAATCCAATTTCCCTATCATTGGGTTTTCTTCAAAATAGATGATAAAATCTTTCTCAATTCCAATGATTCATCTATTAAACTCTGCACCATCTCTTCATTGGGATTAGCTTCTTTTAATAAACGTAACCAATAACCAGACTCCTTTGCCTCTTTTTTGGCAATTTTAATTCTGAACTGAAAATCTCTACTCCCAAGTTTTTCATTTGCTTCAATATAATTTGCTCCCACAGAGCCCGAGGATCTTATCAACTGCCTTCCGTCTTCAATATTTGCAATAGTGGTACTTAGTGATTTTACGTACAATCTACAGTTCTTTGCAAAATTGAATGTTCTCTCCTCTAAATCGTATTTCCTTTCCAAGTCAAAGCTGTTGTAATTTGGGATTTACAATTTGGGATTTGCACCTAAATGTATGAGTGCAAAAACCGCATAGTTGACCATATCCTGATAATTGGCATCCACGCCCTCGCTTACCAAGGTGGCGCCCTTATTATTTTCAATCTGTTTTACACGGAGCAATTTTTGCAGAATCAAATCCGTGAGTGAGCTG is drawn from Flagellimonas sp. MMG031 and contains these coding sequences:
- a CDS encoding four helix bundle protein, with protein sequence MERKYDLEERTFNFAKNCRLYVKSLSTTIANIEDGRQLIRSSGSVGANYIEANEKLGSRDFQFRIKIAKKEAKESGYWLRLLKEANPNEEMVQSLIDESLELRKILSSILKKTQ
- a CDS encoding ATP-dependent Clp protease adaptor ClpS, with translation MGTREKELEDVLLEEEITKEHEIVLFNDDVNTFDHVIETLINVCEHTPEQAEQCSLIVHYNGKCTVKTGEYSFLKPKCSKLLQAGLSAEIV
- the tpiA gene encoding triose-phosphate isomerase; this encodes MRTKIVAGNWKMNKNLQQTEELLAELSAKLPDTDADVIVAPTFVNLQAAKQALQDSKIQVAAQNMHFAESGAYTGEISADMLLGLDVDIVILGHSERRAYFGEDDAFLAKKVKTAIEKGLKVIFCFGEELDDRKSGNHFSVVESQLKNALFELKASAWSKIVLAYEPVWAIGTGETASPEQAQEMHAFIRKTIADGFNSSIAEDVSILYGGSVKPGNAKEIFSKPDVDGGLIGGASLVAKDFTDIIKAI
- a CDS encoding BT_3928 family protein, with the translated sequence MKYLVWISRIIVGVLFIISGLIKLNDPMGFSFKLEEYFSPSVLDLPFLTPLALGISIFVVIVEVILGVLLLIGFKPKFTVWSLLLMIVFFTFLTFYSAYFNKVTDCGCFGDAIKLTPWESFTKDVILLVFILILFYGRKYITPLFGPKINWSIGGVALLACILFANHVLAHLPVVDFRPYKIGANIQEGMSVPEDAPQPVYEYAWRFKVNGEEQIYITQGDYPSVDGEFIDVETTEIQKGYEPPIHDFTIEQEGQDYASRVLEVEKLVMVIAYDLAKSNWDAFEEVAKVTSEAKQNGYKVIGMSASSSDMANRVVDTYGLDFKFFFTDETTLKTIVRSNPAILVLHKGTIKQKVHYNDFDELKF
- the prmA gene encoding 50S ribosomal protein L11 methyltransferase encodes the protein MVYLEYDFNVSPLQPATDMLIAELGELGFESFVETETGLLAYILKSEWQDHSLEDLFAFQIPEVKISWTRKEIEQQNWNAEWEKNFHPILVGDRCMVRAPFHQPMEVDYDIVIEPKMSFGTGHHETTHMMLQHILDNDFEGKTVLDMGCGTGVLAILAKKRGATDVEAIDIDEWCFLNTQENVERNDCSDIKAFQGDSGLLKGKKYDIILANINRNILLEDIPIYADCLKNGGTLFLSGFYLADLDAISSKCAAYGLEFEKNLEKNNWVAAKYVN